The Brassica napus cultivar Da-Ae chromosome C1, Da-Ae, whole genome shotgun sequence DNA segment TCTGGCTTGAGCCAATCTTCAAGGCCCTTGGGAAGGGACTCGGGCTAGTTGGAAAAGTGGAAGAAAAGGCGGTAAAATTTGAATTGGAGCTGGATTCAGAGCGTCCCTTAAAATTCAAGCTCCGTGCGCAACTACCTTTGGGTGAGATCGTCCCTGTAACTCTCGAATACTCAAACCTCCATCGTTGGTGCCACCACTGTCGTCTCATATCCCATGAAATCGATACTTGCCCTCAACTAACTGATAAACAAAGAGAACAGTTAGCAAAAGAGAAAGACCTATCAAGAGACCAAGTCCCCTTTCCTAGAATGGAAGTCAACAGAAATGGAGAGAATTCAAGGAGAGCAACCGCACCTGTCACAAAGGCTCCATTGCCACAGGAAAGGCGACAGGGAGATCATCCTCAACGAGACAACAGGGACAGCGTTTGGAAACGCATTGACTCCCGTTATGCTCCTAGAGAAGACTACCGCCGAGACCACCGCCTAGCTCCTCGTGAACAAGAGAAACTGCCACACCAAAAAGAAACTTACAACAAGAGAAGATATGATGAATCTTTTGCTTCAAGTAAAAAAAGGGAAGAGGAAAGGAAAGAATCGAGCAAGCACCTACCCTCAAGAAGAAACTCGGAGGAAGATCAACTCCCTACAGCATCTCATGCGAAACAACCTGCTCGCTCCCTTGCCCTGCCTCAGCCAGTGACTGACAAATCCTTAAAGGAGAGAATCAGTACAAACTTGTCTCCTAAACACGTTCGGGAACGGCCTTTTAAGCTTAATCTACGATCAAAATCTATTGAGGATCAAAAGCTGAAAGGAAAAGTGGCTGATTCGGAGAATGTATCTGATGAGGGAAGCTCTGCAAAGAAGAGTTTAAAATTTGATGAAGAAAGGCCTCGGTCTTCAAGTAATCTGCAAGTCGGTCCACTGAAGTTCCAACCttcaaaggaaaaagaaaagagttggTATGAACAGACTCTAGATGAGGAGGAAGAGTCGGTGGATCGGGAGACTGTTAAACAACCTGCCTTGCATGCAGAGGAGACGAGGGAGAATGTAGAGGAGACGAGGGAGAATGTAGAGGACCCTGATGCAGAAAAAATCCTAGAGGAAGAAGACTGGATGGTGGATGAGGCTAACTACGATGACGATGACCTGTTAGAGGAAGACGATCTGATGGAGGAAGACGACTTATTGACGGAGGATCTGGAACAAGTAGAGGCTGTGATCGCGCCGGCTCAAGAGGAATCGAAGCAGATAAACACGGCTCCTTCTGAGTCAGAGATAGGCAAGAAACTCTCTGCGAGACCAAGTCCTCTGGCCCCGTTTGATCAAACAACTGAATCTCGTCCTGCTCTAACCCCATCTTCAAAATCGCGTCCATCGCCGGCAAAGAAGAAACGGAGCTCCCCAAGCCCAATTGCAACCGGTGTCTCTCTGAGACAGAGGAACCTAATGGGTCGGGCTTCTGGAAAGGCAAGAGTTTCTAGGATTGGGCCGAATCTGCAGCAATGCCCCCTCTCCAAGTGACAGTGAGACAGCCATAAAGAACAACAAAAAATCAGCTAAGGTGGGAAATAATAAACCACCGAAAATCCTGGGATGAACACAATCGCTTGGAATTGTCAAGGGGCGGGAGCCGACTTGACCAAGGAGCATCTACATGAGTTGTTTCATTGTTTCTTACCtaagtttttatttctttcagagaCTAAGAACAATCGGAGTTTTTTGCAAGATGTGCAAGTTTCTTTTGGATATGATCATGTATGTACCGTTGATCCGGTTGGTAGAAGTGGTGGACTTGCACTTTTCTATATGGATGATCCCTCGGTTACTATTTTGTATACGGACGCACATATGATTGATATTGAAACTAGACTTGAAGGACACTCTATCTTTATGACCTTTGTGTATGGCGACCCTGTTGTTGGACATCGGGACTTAGTTTGGGAACGATTGTCACGCATGAGTACCAACCGTGGAGGAGCGTGGTTTATGATTGGAGATTTCAATGAGATTACGGGAAACCATGAAAAGAGGGGAGGAAGACGTCATTTTGAGAGCTCTTTTATCCCCTTCCGTACCATGTTAGAAAATTGTGGAATGCTCGACTTCCCATATAAAGGAAACTCATTCTCGTGGGTGGGAAAAAGGCGATCCGGGAAAGTTAAATGCAAATTAGATAGAGCAGTGGCGAGTGAAGAATGGCACGCCTTATTTACCCATTTTGTTGTATAATTTTTACAACTTTGGGGCTCAGACCATAGGCCGGTCCTAGCGCGCATCCAATCCAATAATCGACGAAAAAAAACAAGACCTTCAGATTTGACAAAAGATGGATAGGAAAACCAGGTTTCAAGGAGGCAGTGGTCTCAGGATGGGGACAATTTGATGAAATTCCAGTTAGGAATTTTCACCAAAAAGTTACCTCATGCCGAAATAAGATTAGCTCTTGGAAGAAGCAAAATCCAACAAACTCTGACATACTAATAAAAGAATTAAAACAGAAGATAGATCAAGCACAAGATGACGAAAACTCGACTACGGAAGAAGTGGAGGACTTGAGGAAACAATTGATTTTGGCCTTTCGAGAGGAAAACATGTTCTGGGAAAAAAAGCAGGGACCAGTGGCACAAACACGGAGACAGGAACACAAAATTCCATCATGCCATTACAAAACAAAGGAGAGCCAAGAACAAGATAATCAGTATAAAAGACAAACATGGGCGGCTGGTAGAGAGTGAGATCGAGGTAGAGAACGTAGCTGTTCAATACTTTCGAGACCTTTTCTCTACCTCCTCGCCGACAGAGTTAGATGCATCTCTTCGCTTTATTACTGAAAAGGTGTCCCACGCCGATAATAGGTTACTCTTGGGAGAACCGACGGAACATGAGATCAGGTGAGCTCTTTTCGACATTAACCCAGAAAAAGCACCCGGACCGGATGACATGACTAGTAAATTGTTTCAGAAATTTTGGAGTGAGATGCGTCAAGATATCATCAGACTTATACAAGATTTTTTTGCGACATGCAGTTTTGACCCACTTTTGAATCAAACAAATATCTGCCTCATCCCCAAGACGAAGAAACCTCGAGAGAGATGTATGAGTTCAGACCGATCAGTCTCTGCAACGTGAGCTATAAGATTATCTCTAAGCTACTATGCAAGAGACTGAAGAGGGTGATCCCACACTTGATCTCAGAGACCCAATCTGCCTTTGTGGCAAAACGTTTGATTACTGATAATATCTTGATCGCGCAAGAAAACTTTCACGCCTTACGGACGAACCAAAGATGTAGGGAGGAGTTTATGGCCATCAAAACAGACATGAGTAAAGCGTATGATAGAGTGGAATGGAGCTTCCTAGCAGCCCTGATGTTGAAGATGGGCTTTGATGAAAGACTGGTTGACCTTATTATGTGTTGTGTCACGTCGGTCACATATCAAGTTCTAGTTAATGGACAACCAAGAGGACATATCCTACCAAGGAGAGGTTTGAGGCAAGGAGATCTCCTCTCCCCCTTTTTGTTCATCATGTGCACTGAGGATTTGATCTTGCTTTTAAAGGGAGCAGAGGCGGAAAATAAAATTGATGGACTTCGGGTTGCGAGGGCGAGCTCGAGGATCTCCCACCTCTTATTCGCGGATGacagtcttttcttttgtaaggcgGAAGTACGCCAATGCAAGGAGATCATGGACATTCTAAAAATATATGGAAAGGCATCAGGACAACAACTAAATGCATCGAAATCTTCGATGTTCTTTGGTAACCGAGTGGATTTGTCTCTGAAATGGGATATAAAAGAAGTCCTTGGATTTTCTTCAGAAGGAGGCATGGGGATGTACCTTGGTTTACCTGAACAAATATGTGGCTCAAAGATGAAAGTTTTCTCTTTTGTACAAGATCGACTATATGGACGAGTCAATACTTGGTTATCTAGACTCCTCTCCAAAGGAGGGAAAGAGGTCCAAATCAAATCCGTGGGACAAGCTGTCCCGACTTTTGTGATGTCGAGCTACTTACTCCCACAAGGTATCACTGATAAATTAAGGAGTACGACCTCAAACTTTTGGTGGAGCTCAAAACAAAACAGCAGAGGTTTGCATTGGATTGCATGGGACGAGATATGTACCCCCAAAGATTTGGGGGGACTAGGTTTTCGAGATCTTCATGACTTCAATATAGCGCTTCTTGCAAAACAATTATGGAGATTAATTCAATATCCAGATTCCTTATTGGCACGAGTTTTAAAAGGAAGGTATTACAATAATACCTCCCCGGTAGAAGAGCGACGCATATACTCACCATCATATGGGTGGCGCGGTATCAATGCAGCTAAACCCTGACTCATCTCAGGATTGCGAAAAACGATTGGTACAGGTCGAGACACAAGGGTTTGGAGTGAGGCATGGGTTCCAGACTCTGTGGCTAGACCCCCCAGACCTGCTAACCATATTTTCTACAGACTACCCCAACTTCTTGTTCGTTCCTTTATTAGGGATGATGATAAGGAGTAGGACATTCAGCTTCTGAGAGAATTCTTTCATCCAGATGACATCCCACTGATTCTTGGATTAAAACCATCTCGCTCCCTTGTACCGGATGGATATGTTTGGAATCATACAAAATCAGGAGTTTATTCAGTTAAAACCGGTTACGACCTACTCCAATCAACTAAGCTGAGCCTTAGAAAAGAATGGGTCATGGAACCCAGCATCACGAGCCTTAAGAGTCATGTCTGGAGGATAAAAGCCCCGAGTAAGATGAAGCATTTCTTATGGCAGGCTTTATCGGGTTGCGTGGCAACGGCAGAAAGACTTACATACAGACACCTGGGCACCGATAGGAGTTGTCCTAGATGTGCTGACCCAGTGGAGTCGATCAATCATCTagtttttgaatgtcctcctgcCCTGCAGGTTTGGGCTTTATcggactatccgtcccttccgGGTTACTTCCCGAGCACATCTTTATACCAAAACATGAATTTCCTattttggaaaagaaaagaagtggCTCCTTTGAGACCACAATTCGACACCTTCCCATGGATCtgttggtacatttggaaggcaaGGAACGACAAACTCTTTAATGGGAAAGTCGTATCCCCGATGGATACTCTTCAACATGCGTCTCTTGAGGCGGAATGTTGGAAGAAGGCTAACGAAAAGGAGGAAGCTGATGAGGTGCAGGACGAGTCCCATACTACGGTGATCGAGTCAGAACCCCCTTGGATACCTCGAATCCCTACCTGTCAAATTGATGCGTCATGGATCAATAATGGCAGTGTAAGTGGCTTAGGGTGGACTCTGAAGGATCAAATGGGCTCTGAACTCTTTGGTTTACGGGCGTGCAACAGGAAGCTCTCAGCTTTGCATGCTGAGATGGAAGGTTTACTATGGGCGACCTCATGTATGAGGGATATGAGTATACTTTCGATCCGCTTTGAGACGGATTGTTCGGATCTAGTAGACATGATTACTAATCCGATGGAGTGGCCAACCTTTGCGGCAGAGATGGAGGAGCTCCAGAAGCTACACGAAGGATTCGAGGAAGTGAGTTTATCTCATATTCCTCGGCGTAGAAATGGCCGAGCAGATGCGCTCGCAAAAGAAGCACGAAACAGAGGATACATCTTTCTCCATATAGATCAGACCCGGACAAACGGAGAGACTCCCCGGAGAATCGGCTCGTCTGCCACCATTTGATCTAGCACTCATGGAtagccgacaaaaaaaaataataaataaataaaaaaatgaaggatgttttaaagaattttgatgttaaaatatataagatgttttcatttttctatgcaactttttactttattaaaaattgtgcaaCCAATCATATTTGATAATCtgttttgtaattggttgaataacattaatttatagttttaatgatacTTTATAGATAAAacaatgattttcttaatatgtgtgtttttaccaaaacatcttatatttagaaACAGAGAAGTATATTTTTAGGttgttagttattttttttctttaaattagcCTTTTTACATTattggaaatttttttaaaaacaaggaTGGATAAATGAAccatattagtttatttatatAACTCTTATTTATGCCTGCAAAAATAGAGAGAATGGAGCCAAGACATGGCCAATTGGCCAATTGTCATGTAGAATTGGCATAGACGACTACCAccaattttatagaaaatgaaaatatttccAATCAATCTCAGCCTTCGTGATTCTTTAGTATATCTAGCTTCCACCGTCCTCAAAACTAGCATCCCATTATTGTGCTAacacatttataaaaataaaattataattataaacatAAGCATGCTAAATAAACTAATTTACCTATGTTAGTCCTGAGCTCGATTTCCTCTAAAAACTAAATCATCACTAATTAGCCAGTTGAGCTTAAGCTCCAGTCCAAATAGTTTATATGGTGGATCGTTGGCGATCGGTTCACTCTCACAATAgtcaaaaattatttacattcGGATCATGCAATGTAATACGTTTTCGGGCTAATCCATTATATAACATTTAAATGTGTTCCTGGCTAACCAAATAGCCAATAGGATTTATCAgggaaaaaaaactaatttgcTTCAATAATTTCTCTCTTGTGTTTTATGCTTTAACGAATCTATCCAGCTTTTTCTTACTCGTGATCTCACAATACATTTATTAAAGACTAATTAGATTGTATCAGGTCTATTAGAAGACTAATTAGTTGACTCATTTTCCTCGTTTTCTTCTtgttattattttctaataGAAGACAAACTAAACTACtcgtgaaatatttttttcctacaCCTCGTGCTACTCtttattgcatttttttttttaaattatacaaagaTATCATGATTCCTCAGAAGTGGTCCAGACTACTCACGTGTTATCACGTATCGTTCCCATGTTCCTggcgatgccgaaatgttaattGTTTAGTGGCCGGGATTCGAACTCCGATGGTTTCACTGTATTGGACTTTTGTCCTCAAATTTTTCGTTTTGTTCatgtatttaaaaatttaaagccATTAATATTATGTTCTCTGAAACTCCTTTAACTAACAAAGATCATGTCTCTCCTCATGTTATGTGATGCAGCTTAAACTAAGCTGCATAAGCGTCCGAAAGCTAGTCAAGACCTACGTTTCctcataaatattattttaaaattttgaggaGATTTTATTTGGCTTTGGTAGCTATGACTCTTAACAATTTGGATTTCCACTGAAGACGAGGCTGAAATGTTGCCATGTTCGTAGATCCAAATGACAATTCATTTCGTAAGTATTTGGCTCCATGAACAATTCAGTAGTTGGTTTTTTCGAGAACGTCAGGTGGCCTAGCGGCAGTACTGAATGTTTCTCACACACGACTACCCGAGGTCGTCAGTTCGATATTCAGGGACAGCGGGGTGGTACTGGGTTAGCTAAAAAATCCCTACGGGGATTTCTAGCGAGGTGGCCCTTCGGGGTGAACCCAGtcactataaaaagttcaacCTATACAGTTTTAACCAAGCGCTCGtagcttggtggtaaaggaggtacACCTGTACTGCCcgccacccgggttcgagccttggccataacggatttaacatcccttccgttggggcgctggaccccttTCGGGGGGATAGTTGAGAATGTGactgcccagataccagagttatcaaaaaaaaaaaaacaagaaaattttaCTTTACGAGACACAATTTGAATTCTCAATTACCGTAAAAGACATATTTCTAGATGACACACTTTTTCTAGCAATTTTACCAAAGTAACTTTCAGCTAATGAGATGGTCTTTTCGTTAGTCTTTCTAACTAGACATAACCAATTTGcttttttgcttcttttttaaacaaataaactaTCCTTTTTTTTATCACCTAATAATCTTATCTcttcaaatccctaaatcgacaaAAAACTCACAAAGTGAACTGTTGGCCCCTTTCTCCCTCGATATCTTCTCGATCTAGAAATTGATCTACGACATCAGAGGCAAAATAAATTGAACCCTAATCTTCTAGATCTGAAATCGTCTCTAATTCC contains these protein-coding regions:
- the LOC125580102 gene encoding golgin subfamily A member 6-like protein 22, whose translation is MTFWVSATGIPTHFWLEPIFKALGKGLGLVGKVEEKAVKFELELDSERPLKFKLRAQLPLGEIVPVTLEYSNLHRWCHHCRLISHEIDTCPQLTDKQREQLAKEKDLSRDQVPFPRMEVNRNGENSRRATAPVTKAPLPQERRQGDHPQRDNRDSVWKRIDSRYAPREDYRRDHRLAPREQEKLPHQKETYNKRRYDESFASSKKREEERKESSKHLPSRRNSEEDQLPTASHAKQPARSLALPQPVTDKSLKERISTNLSPKHVRERPFKLNLRSKSIEDQKLKGKVADSENVSDEGSSAKKSLKFDEERPRSSSNLQVGPLKFQPSKEKEKSWYEQTLDEEEESVDRETVKQPALHAEETRENVEETRENVEDPDAEKILEEEDWMVDEANYDDDDLLEEDDLMEEDDLLTEDLEQVEAVIAPAQEESKQINTAPSESEIGKKLSARPSPLAPFDQTTESRPALTPSSKSRPSPAKKKRSSPSPIATGVSLRQRNLMGRASGKARVSRIGPNLQQCPLSK